From Medicago truncatula cultivar Jemalong A17 chromosome 7, MtrunA17r5.0-ANR, whole genome shotgun sequence, a single genomic window includes:
- the LOC11437800 gene encoding zinc finger protein 3, with protein MASKSFSISATSQDEGGSSHTKEEVNMKENGDQPSKSNSNKSVGSVKLSKDDVVSPNSNDGKDEKKYFTCSYCKGQFSTFQGLGGHQNAHKAERALEKQRKERYDAGALGLGQSHFKPYFNYSSTLFTPYNNYRGLGVRMETTIQKPTYTNPRFIPNGSGYGYGSLRLNQMLHPSLFNFRNNIEASNTGVGTLGFGGASTSRIEDGTNNKIGAILKLGDSSIATSSSSNTNKKNVVAATSAMDDDTDHDSKSNIEEEPSDSESSGLDLTLRL; from the coding sequence ATGGCATCCAAATCCTTCAGCATCTCTGCCACTTCACAAGATGAAGGTGGTTCTTCCCACACAAAAGAAGAGGTGAACATGAAGGAGAATGGAGATCaaccatcaaaatcaaattccaaCAAGTCTGTCGGTTCGGTAAAGTTATCGAAAGATGATGTTGTTAGCCCTAACAGCAATGATGGGAAAGATGAGAAGAAGTATTTTACATGCTCGTATTGCAAGGGGCAATTTTCTACTTTCCAAGGCTTAGGAGGGCATCAAAATGCCCATAAGGCGGAACGTGCGTTGGAAAAACAACGTAAAGAAAGGTATGATGCTGGTGCTTTAGGTTTAGGGCAATCTCACTTTAAACCTTATTTCAATTATTCTAGTACTCTTTTTACACCTTATAATAATTATAGGGGCCTTGGTGTTAGAATGGagacaacaattcaaaaaccaaCTTATACTAACCCTAGGTTTATCCCAAATGGTTCTGGATATGGTTATGGTAGTTTGCGTTTGAATCAGATGTTACACCCTTCACTTTTTAACTTCAGAAATAATATTGAGGCAAGTAATACTGGAGTAGGAACTCTAGGTTTTGGTGGAGCAAGTACTTCAAGAATTGAAGATggtacaaataataaaattggtgCTATTCTAAAACTTGGAGATTCTTCTATTGCTACAAGTTCAAGCTCAAACacaaacaagaaaaatgttGTGGCTGCTACTTCTGCAATGGATGATGATACTGATCATGATTCAAAGTCAAACattgaagaagaaccctccgattCAGAATCTTCTGGACTGGATTTAACACTCAGgctttag
- the LOC11445611 gene encoding zinc finger protein 3: MASKSFSISATSQDEGDSSHTKEGVNMKANEDQPSKSNSNKSVGSVKLSKDDVVSPNSNDGKDKKKYFTCSYCKGQFSTFQGLGGHQNAHKAERALEKQLKERYDAGALGLGQSHFKPYLNYSSTLFTPYNNYRGLGVRMETTIQKPTYTNPRFIPTGSGYGYGNLRLNQMLHPSLFNFRNNIEASNTGVGTLGFGGASTSRIGAILKLGDSSIATSSSSNTNKENVVATTSAMDDDTDHDSKSNIEEEPSDLDSSGLDLTLRL, translated from the coding sequence ATGGCATCCAAATCCTTCAGCATCTCTGCCACTTCACAAGATGAAGGTGATTCTTCCCACACAAAAGAAGGTGTGAATATGAAGGCCAATGAAGATCaaccatcaaaatcaaattccaaCAAGTCTGTCGGTTCGGTAAAGTTATCGAAAGATGATGTTGTTAGCCCTAACAGCAATGATGGGAAAGATAAGAAGAAGTATTTTACATGCTCGTATTGCAAGGGGCAATTTTCTACTTTCCAAGGCTTAGGAGGGCATCAAAATGCCCATAAGGCAGAACGTGCATTGGAAAAACAACTAAAAGAAAGGTATGATGCTGGTGCTTTAGGTTTAGGGCAATCTCACTTTAAACCTTATTTAAATTATTCTAGTACTCTTTTTACACCTTATAATAATTATAGGGGCCTTGGTGTTAGAATGGagacaacaattcaaaaaccaaCTTATACTAACCCTAGGTTTATCCCAACTGGTTCTGGATATGGTTATGGTAATTTGCGTTTGAATCAGATGTTACACCCTTCACTTTTTAACTTCAGAAATAATATTGAGGCTAGTAATACTGGAGTTGGAACTCTAGGTTTTGGTGGAGCAAGTACTTCAAGAATTGGTGCTATTCTAAAACTTGGAGATTCTTCTATTGCTACAAGTTCAAGCTCAAACACAAACAAGGAAAATGTCGTGGCTACTACTTCTGCAATGGATGATGATACTGATcatgattcaaaatcaaacattgaagaagaaccctccgattTGGATTCGTCTGGACTCGACTTAACACTTAGGCTTTAA